One Cucumis melo cultivar AY chromosome 8, USDA_Cmelo_AY_1.0, whole genome shotgun sequence genomic window, AACGTAGTCAATCGATTATAAATACttaaaaaagatataaattttttataattttcttttttatgtttaatgtaGGACATTTTTGTTGTAGAACATTATTaggaaaacaagaaataagaaacaagaaacaagaaatagataTCAAACACacatttctatttctttttctttttttcaagaaacaagaaactgAAACAGTTATCGAACACgttactgtttcttgttctaaacaAAGAAGAAATAGGGGACAAGAAACgagaaacaggaaacagggaacagaaacgttaccaaacgggtcCTTAAAGTACAAATTTATGCATCTTAACATCATTCTCCTATAAATTAGCTTATCAGAAATTATGAATTATTTGTTTCAAGTTCATTTTGAATTAATAAATGTGTCTGTTTCATGATAATGGTATATTGTATACGGGTTGCTAGAGATAGAGGCTTTCAGCCCAATTTGATTCTTTAGAAGAAGCTTGGAAATGCTTGTAAAAGAAAATCTATCGTGCTTGATCTGCAGTAGGAATATACTTCTTTAAGCACGGACCCATTCCTATAATAAAGCTAATAGGTGAATGATTTCTCCTGCAAGGAAAGACATCAAATTCGCAAAAATCTCATTGGCGTTGAAGAAGAAGACATAGCCAATGGAGAATAGCGAAATCCCTGAAAACGCCAATGAAAGTAATGGATTTCCTTCCTATTCATTGTATTTTTCATTTGTAGATTGTTCGACTTATTAGCCcttttttgttttctgtttttcattttcattcatgttctctttgTGGGTTTTTGGGTTTCAGATTGCCCGGGTCCTGAGTCGGAGTCTGCAGGGAAATCAGATGCCTGTCAAGGATGTCCCAACCAATCCATTTGTGCTACTGCACCTAAAGGCCCTGACCCAGGTTCTCTTTGTCCTGTAAATCTATTTGCTTTTTGTTGCTTGTAGCAGAAATTTGGCTTAGATTATAGAAATTGCTTTGTTGTTATAGTTCACAAGCTTTTTCGGCTGATTGGTTTATTCTGTTTAGATAGTTTCTTAAACTAACAGTAATGTCGATGGATGAGGTATACATGTAACATGCCAtagtttgatttattttcttGATAATCTGGGTTTTGCTTCATGGTTTTCCCACCTGTGTTTTTAAATGTCCAAGGTGCACTAAGGCACAATGGCTCTCTAGAGCCTAGGCGCAAGGCGCACAAAAAGGCATGGGCTTTTTTGTGAGGCGCATTACATATAAAATTATTACATTAAAAAGAGAAAGCATAGTTGAAGttgaaatatggaaaaaaaagacCTCAAACATAAGATTTTTTGCATTTAGACTTAGTAAACTTGATTCTTCTAGTTAATAATTAAGGAAAATCCttaattattactatttaaaaaaaaataatgaaaaagcCCCAAAGGGCAGAGCTTTGAGCCTTGGGGCTTCACAAAAGGTGCGGGCTTTGTTTTGTGAGCCTTGCCTTTCCTAAATACGTAGTTATCAAGTTGGTTTCTGTATGACAAAGTGCTATTGATTTTGTAAAAATATTGTCATAATGTTTACGTGTAAGGTTCTCACCTATTATTGAATTTGTGTTGAGATTTTATAAACAGTCACTTTCTAAAAGTATAGGAACCAAGAGTGGATGTTTCGAACGTATTATAGAGAAAGATAGGTAAGTAGAACGAAAAAAGAAGTTATTAAGTTTTCTTAAGACATCGGAGGGTTGCACAGGACATCTCctgtttgtattttttattctCTCGAACCAAGCAAAATATGTGAGTTAAACTTTACAAGCTTTAGAAGACATCTTTTATTTGTTGAGTTTACTGTAGTACCAGTAAGTGAAATTGTGATGTGAAAGGCAGACGTACTTTTTGATGTTGCATTGTTTAGAATATACcttagttttctttcttttatttagtCCAGGGGTTACTCGACATTTTGGCAAATTGATTCTTTGCCTAGAAGGCATTAATGTTTTGAATGTTTGGCTTTTTAAATCCTATTTCTGAATACACTAGTCGAAACTATTAACCATTCATGTTTTTATGCTCTATTTACCATTCTTTCCTCACCTTTTTCCAGACCTGATTTCAATAGCGGAACGAATGGCAACGGTTAAGCACAAGATTCTTGTTCTATCAGGTAAGGGTGGGGTTGGAAAGAGCACATTCTCTGCTCAGCTTGCATTTGCCCTTGCTGCCATGGACTTCCAGGTGGGTCTCCTTGATATTGATATTTGTGGCCCGAGTATCCCAAAGATGCTAGGTCTAGAAGGTCAAGATGTGCATCAGAGTAACCTTGGATGGTCCCCTGTTTACATAGAGTCCAACCTTGGAGTTATGTCGATTGGTTTCATGCTCCCTAACCCCGACGAAGCGGTCATTTGGAGAGGCCCTCGAAAAAATGGGCTTATTAAGCAGTTTCTAAAGGATGTGTATTGGGGAGAGCTTGATTTTCTGGTTGTTGATGCTCCACCTGGGACTTCAGATGAGCACATATCAATTGTACAATGCCTCAAGGCTACTGGAATCGACGGTGCAATCATCGTCACAACTCCACAACAAGTGTCTCTCATTGATGTGCGGAAAGAAGTGAGTTTCTGCAAAACAGTAGGAGTAGAAGTTCTTGGAGTTGTAGAGAACATGAGCAGCTTGTGCCAACCACTATTAGATATGAAGTTCTTGAAGACAACAGAGGCCGGAGAGCAGACAGATGTAACAGAATGGGTGGGAGAGTACATTCGAGAAAAAGCGCCAGAGCTTCTAAACTTGATTACTTATAGTGAAGTGTTCGATAGTAGCGGAGGTGGTGCTGCAAAAATGTGTAGGGAGATGGATGTGCCATTCCTAGGGAAGGTACCATTGGATCCACAGCTTTGCAAGGCAGCTGAAGAAGGAAGGTCCTGTTTTGGTGACCAAAAATGTGGGGTAAGTGCCTCAGCACTGAAGAAGATTATAGAGAAGTTGATACAAAATCAAGGGTTTTCAACAATGTCAATAGATGCTAAAGCCTAGGACAGACAGCACAGCTTTTGAACACACGTGGTTGTGCAATTACTTAATACAGCACAACTTTTGAACACATCTTTGGTCCTCTTAGTTTGTAAGGTATCATAATATACTTCACTTTTATCACTCTTTCACAAAAGGTATATGTTTGTCTCCTTTTGGTGGATTTAAAGTTATCTCATTCCTATTGCTTAGTGAATATTCCTACACATCAATTTGTTAAACTCGAAAGAAGAATGTTAGGGAAAAATAATTTTTGGGTTTAGTTTCTgttttagtatttagattttaaaatgtcGTTCTTTTAGTCTTTTAGTTTGATTTCATCGAATTGTTGCAATTTTACTCAAATTTCAATATTtacttttctaatttttaactatttcattataataatgataaaattttaaaaaaagtgttcaatttttctatttttgactATTTTTGGAAAGGAAACCTTAGAGAAGTTTTTTATgattaacttttcaaaatagctttttttttccttaataaATATTCACAATaacattttgttttaaaatacaAACATTGTTGCCCTCATAGATGAAagtaagaataaaaaataaaaaaattacaaaggtATATTTGACTTGTACAACATTGTGTATTTGTTTctttgaaaaatatattaagTATATTTGATAAGCGTAGAAATAAGACAATTTGTACAATATACTTATCTATACGCACAAAAGATAAGCTATTGCATTTGTAATGTATATTTACAGTTTTTAGTATAGTCGTAACGGAAAGCTTCAAGTGGTTGAAAGTTTCCATCCCaactaatttcatttttttttcattttattattcattcttgtttgtttttatcttcattctaatagtttttttttttcaaattttattttacttatttcttgAGTGCAAAAATAATGGCATATTCATCtctatcaaaataaataaataaataaatataataataataagtaggtattttgcaaataaaaaaatatcagGATAAAAGAACTATAAATTGCATAGTATAAGTATAATAACTAAATGGAAACAAATCAATATTGTtgcttcttttatttttaaatatacaaaaaaaattgtttgtaaGAAGACGtaaggttaatttttataaatgtaacaaaacacaaaaatatttacgatccgtgtaacaaaagacaatattttcataaatttcatatttgctCTTGAATATTGCAGACGattcattatttctttttcttcttcttctttgcatttattcattttatcatccagattttttctttcttctatttttaaacaattcattcttctgtttaaatctcATATTTCATCTTCACTATTTTCGAAGAGATTCTTTGAAGCTActtcatctttctcatattcgagaatatcaagatcgtttgatatcattttgacatgatctaaaccatcgtttaccattgtcaaaatgattgtttaccatgatcaacacgatcgtttaaatttgaagtctttttctcatcgtttaaaatgatctaaacaattgtgttcACATGATCTAAAGATTGCCTACCATAGTTAACCACCCAAACCTCTTTATACTgggttgaggtcattactacttaagGATAATAAAgcttttttaaatcaaaatggaaaataactattttttataattaaaacctcaaatactcattaaaattgtaaataactaatgtatgtagaaataaatctctaaaaaagaaatcctaactcgggccctatctaattttaaaagagtaataataaaaaaatatactaaaaaatattgaaatcaaACTGATAATATAATGGTGGAAGCAAAAAGTTTCCCTATGCAtgtcacggtcacttcttgtcattcgctcTACCTTTgtctgaaaaattaaacattaaagagtgagtataaaaatatactcaataagggacctactactagtcccgctaggtgtttgttaacttcctattagaatCCTATAAAGTAGTACCcctaactggcacgttcccgaacacgcaCAAATTGcgatcccataggaacatctctggtcttcgatgACCCTAAAGGAACACCCAGaacaaaactggtcttcggtaaacacaaaggaacacctaggacgaACTGATCTTTAGtgaacccgaaggaaacactgagacaatcgggctgtgagtgacctcGTCGAGTCACTCCTATACaatcatctcatactggactggtgatcccgttggactacatagtcataaaaaggtggtgatcccaagggacacccatgtaggtacgactctaatagataaagttaactgAACACCCTATctatagcatgtagcataacataacatcataagcatgacatgaatattaatcatagtaaatcatgagattaatatttcatgcattaacattaacatcatcaatcatcataaAAAAAACTCAGTCATAACTACCAGTTATCATTATCAACATAAACTCATACATATCAGTCATCATCGTTAACCATACATCATGCATTTTAGCTAAGTCAATGCATAAtatcacatgcaaactcttacttcagtacgaaggtctagtaggagaatctcttacctggagagtAGCTTAATCAAGTTCTAATAGCAATAGTCAAGCTTTCTCAAACAATGAAGTCCTAAATAGTAAGGGAAAATACtaagttcaataacttaattaacagtTGCTCAAGGAttcaaaaatcaatttaattcaacttacccaaagttgagattgaattccaattcaaccttgattagGGAGAAATCAAAGTTCTCAGTGCTTCCAATTAGAGCTACCGAACATTCACGAAGAAATAAcctaatttaatccaaaattaagttatttagggtccaaaattAATATCTCATGGATATTATCCAAAACCCATTAAATActtaccaaaacttaccaaaaataggaaaaaaagatcaaaatacAGGCTTGCGGCTTGGCTGAAGGTAGAAAACGACTCGCTGAGAGGTGGCAGCTTGTGTGTGGCTTGAACCCAGCGAACGACTCACGAAGAAGCAGCTTGGGAAAATGCAGCTCGATTGATGCGGATGACACGGGCGACTCACACGCATGGCTTGAATCTGAGGCTGGAAGCAGCTCGGGTGGACTCGACTCGCGCCCTTGCAAATTCAACGATCGACGACTGATGAGGCTTCGTCAATAGCTGTTGCTCAATGGGACGATGCGGTGGAAGACGACGCGCAACAAGAAATAGCTCGATCGACGAACAATGGGGAAGAGGAGCGGCTTGCGATCAGAGACGAATAAATGAGGCATCAGAGCACGATGGTAGCCCAACCCATGACTACGACTCTTGTTCGTGCAGCACGGATGTGCGACGGCTTGCAAACGGGAGGGTGAACTTACAACATATAAAAGAATGCAACTGAATTGTTTTGGGAAGGGATGCCAAATGACGTGAAAAAGTATGTTGCCTAATGTTATATCTATTAAAGGAATAAGTCTCAAGCACTGTCTCCACCCTTCCTCAGTTTAATTTGGGAAGACATATCAATGGACTTTGTAGAGGCACTTCTACACCCAAAAAGGTGTGACATGGTGCGTATGGTGGCGATAGGCTGAGTAGGTTTGCTCATTTCATTTCGTTGGGTCATCCTTTCTCAACATGTACAGTGGCAAGGATATTTGTTAAGAAGATAGTGTTGTTTCATGGGTACCCTCGATCCTTCGTGTCGGATAGGGATGAATCTTTTGTGAGTCTTTTCTGGAGAGAACTTTTCTAGGTACAAGGTACACAATTGAAGCGGAGCACGATATTTCGTTGACAAATCGACAATTAGACTGAAGTAGTAAACAAGTGCTCAGAGTTGTATTTGCGTTGTTTCTGTGGCGAGAGGCCCCAAACTTAGAGTGAGCGGATTTATTGGGCGGAATATTGTTATTAACATCCGTCACCATGCTTCAATTAAACCAACCCCTTATGTTGTTGTCTATGGACAACCACCCCTTACAATCATTTGTTATGGACAGACAAAGGGAATGACAAGTGACTCTATGGATCGACATCTACAAGACAGGCATAATTCTAGCCGTGATGAAGGAACTCCTTTAGCATGCCTAGGTGGAGATGAAGAATTTCCCATATGTCCATCGCTGGGATGTGGCATTTGAGGTTGAAGATTAGATGTATTTGAAAATTCGTCCTTATAAGCAACAAACATTGGAGAATCGTCGGTGTGAGAAGATGAGTCCTACGTTTTTTGGCCGATATCAGAACATGGCACATGTAGGGGAGGTTGCTTATTTGTTGGATTTGTTGGAATCAGCTCATATTCATCCCTTTTTTCACACTTCACAACTTAAGAAGGCGATAGTTGAGAAACATGTTATTCAACAAGACATCTCCTTATTGAATGATCAGATGGAGTGGATCTTGGAACTGAAGAAGGTAACCTAGATTAGTTGGAACGAGGTCGAGCATGATTGGGAATGTTAAGTGAATTGGAAGAATCAACTAGATTAAGAAGCTATATGGGAATTATATGCTGTGTATACCGCCCAATTCCCAAACTTCTACCTTGAGAATAAGGTGACTCTTCACTATAGGGGTAATGTTAGGCCCTATGGGTGGATAGTGAAACCACATAAACCGAACTGATTTTGAAAATCAAATCGAACCAATTTTTATACAAACACGAAAAGTGCAGTTTTTTGCTGTCTTAAATAGttataaatcaaatttaaacggtTCAGTTCgatttctattttaaaaactGCTTTTGAAACCAAACCAAACCTccttttaataaataaaattatatatattttttaaaaggaagttttaaaaaatagaacaaaacgtgaaaatatttacatagtatagaataattttgaaaatggaaaaagcccacaagcccacaagcccacaatgtgaaataacaaaaataccctgCGATTAATCGACCATACGCAAGTACAAAAAGCTTGGTACATAATCGTTCatatattggtacacgatcattcaGATCTTGGTAAAACAATCATGGTTCATGGTACATGctcttgtaccaaatataaacgatcatgtaccaaacctAAACAATCCTGTACCCAATCTAAAAGATCTTGGTatacgatcttgtaccaaatctaaatgattctaGTACATGGTATTGTAcaaagatcatttagatattaGTACACGATGATTTAGAGTTTGGTAAACGATCttttgtaccaaatctaaactatcttgttacatgatcttgtaccaatatttaaatgaattcggtatacgattgtttagatcttgtatcaatatcatttagatcttgtgtcgataagaaaaaaagaaaatgagagatgttgaagaaggaaaaatttttggaagaggaaatgaagaaatcgCCAACAAGAAAAAGTTAGAATATGAAGAATGAGAAGTAATAATAGGAAGAGGAGATGTTTAAATCACAAAGAAGATGAATcacaaataagaaaaagaaaaagaaatgacgAATCGTTCCGTAATATTAAGGGGTAAATCTagaatttatgaattttttttgttacacggactataattattgttgggtattgttacatttatgtaaattatcttattaaaatatatatatatatatatatatatatatatatatatgtaattttatttattaataatatatataagttTATTTTAGGGTTCGTTGCCCTTTCCTTAAGCCCACTACCAAGTACCAGCCACCTTCATCTCCATTCCCCATCCCTCCATCTCTTTCATCTCGCATTTCTCCTCTCGCATATCCTCTTTTGTTCCCTCTTCTTCCATCTCTTCGATCTCCACCGCCACGCCGGCCAATATCAATCATCTCCTCTTCTTCCATCTCTCAGGACACTTCCCAATATCAATCCTTCCCAACATCAATCCCAAATCAAACTAGCACAAGGCATGAActtgaagaaatgaaaaattgaaagatCATAAAATTTCAATCTTACGAACTTGAAGAGGAAAGGGGAAAAACTCTAGCAGGCGTAGGAGAGCTGACTACGGAGGCAGGCGAGAGGTTAGTATTGACGCACGATGCTGGAAGTTTGAAAAATTTACTGAAATTAGGGCTGGGTATAGTCTTATTAGGGAAATTATAATGAATCAGAATAGGTTGGGGTTTCATTTGTGCCAATTTATTGTATAGaatgaattttcttttcttaggCTCAAACCATGAATTTAGGGCTTTGAGAAAGAAAGATATAATTTGAGTTGAATATTGAAAGTTCTCTAGAACTGGATTAAGCGTGATCCAATTTGTAATACAAAAATTCTTACATTTCCAAAGTTaaggaaataaaaagaaaacaacttcgatcaaataccaaaaaattaagggaaaaaaaaacgaaaaccGATTTCGAAACTGAGCTTATATTCGATTCGGTTCGAGCTGCACAACGGTGCGGTTTGGTTTTGCatacaatttcttttttaattttcagtTCGGTTTGGGAAACCGTGTCCACCCCTATCGATTGGGGTCGCTGGCTGTGGATCCTGCTTTTGTACGGGTGTTGGGGGAAATGGGAACGCTGGGTAGTATTTAAGGATCTTTTGTGTTAGAATTAGTTGTCTTGAATTTTGTGATAGAACTGTAGTTCTTGGGAGGAGAGAGTTAGAGACCACTCCTCTTATTTGGCTGGGTTTAATGTGCTCTTTTGTTAGTTATTTTCTATCAAAAACATTCCCCTGTTCTGTTCATTTGTGTTCTTTTATTAGTTGTGTTGCCTGTTGCCTTGCAGTTTGGAAAACACTTTGGCACCAAATAGTTCGTCGAGTAATTTATCCACAATTGGAATTGGGTACTTGTTAGGAATAATGGGCTTGATTAAAACCCCTACAATCTCAACACCAGCTTCATCTTTCTTTCAcgaattaaaattttgatctCATCTTGGCTTGGTTAAAATCCTTACTTGGCTGGATTGTACTAGTTAATTAACATTTCACGAATTAAGCTTTTGATCTAATCTTTTGGAAATTGAGGATGTCTGAAGCATTCTCTGGACCAGTTGTTCAATTGTATGGTCACAACTCCTACATGTTTGCAGTTTCCTTGGTTTTGAATATCATCGCATGCTGTTGGACAACTGTAATATATTGTTGGTCACATTTCCAATGGTGCTTGTTCAAATGCCCTGTGGGGTAAGTTTGAATTTGCCGCTTCTACCACTACATCAATATATTTATCTCACTTCTGTGGTTAGGAATCTGTCGGTGAGGGAGATTCTCAAAAATCAAACTAGGTGTACATTAGAGGGATTGGATGTCTAAGCAGTAAGCGATGCTTGTTGAATTATCTGATTGAAACATACCTACCGTTCTATGTTTCTAAAGACGGATTTTTCCTTATTGTATAAACTAGAATAAATACTAGTCTTCATTTGTAAACAAGCAGGTtcttaataattaaaattttgtttgcTCTTTGTTTGCACCCCATATTGTTTAATCATCATTTGATCCTAGTTTTATCTGTGAAAGTAGGAACTTCATCGCATACCAAGTTGGCCGGTGAATTATTTCATCAGAATTAATAATTCTGAATGTTTGTTTCTGTTTtgcagaaaaagaaaaaaatgggtttGAGCCAAATTAGATTTTTTAGAAGGAACATTATTGTCAGTAGCAAAGATCTAATACAACTGACGTCGGTACGATCATTTGCTGCCGGGGGAAAATCAAAGAAGGGATCTAAAGGGGGTGCAGCTGCTGATGCTCCTAAAGCATCAATTCTAAGTAAAGAGGTGAAGTCTACGACTGTAGTTGGTGCCAATATTCTCAAGGAAGGTGCAGATCCAAAAATTATGGCAGACTCAGAATACCCTGCTTGGCTGTGGCATTTGCTTGATAAGCATCCACCTCTAAGTGAATTACGAAGGAAGAATGCTGAAAGTCTTCCTTATGCAGATCTCAGACGCTTTGTTAAATTGGATACTCGAGCAAGGATCAAGGAAAACAATTCTATTAAGGCCAAGTAACAATATAGTAGAGGCAgactttgtttttgtttcttttgtgaATGTAATGCAACTCTTTGTCAAACTTTGTATCAATGTGCAAGTCCCGACTTGCATTCTCTCCCTTTTAGTTACTGTCTGTTTTCCAAGTCCATTTTAATGTACTAATTTCAGATGAAATTCGACAAGTTCggcttaatttgaaagccaatCTTGTTATATTTCTTTTGCTTTTGCAGTAAAAATGAGAGTTGGAGAGTTAAGTCAATCTTGTTATATTTCATTTGAATGCATGAATGTCCCCTTTGagtaaatttatgaaaatagaatcttaaagattttttttaaaattttttttaaacaacaCAGTTTACATGGAAATCAACACCTTTGAAGCTTCATATTTGAAATTGAACAAGTTCCATACGTTTCCCCTTACTTTATA contains:
- the LOC103486119 gene encoding uncharacterized protein LOC103486119 isoform X1, with product MLLDNCNILLVTFPMVLVQMPCGKKKKMGLSQIRFFRRNIIVSSKDLIQLTSVRSFAAGGKSKKGSKGGAAADAPKASILSKEVKSTTVVGANILKEGADPKIMADSEYPAWLWHLLDKHPPLSELRRKNAESLPYADLRRFVKLDTRARIKENNSIKAK
- the LOC103486119 gene encoding 54S ribosomal protein L37, mitochondrial isoform X2, producing MGLSQIRFFRRNIIVSSKDLIQLTSVRSFAAGGKSKKGSKGGAAADAPKASILSKEVKSTTVVGANILKEGADPKIMADSEYPAWLWHLLDKHPPLSELRRKNAESLPYADLRRFVKLDTRARIKENNSIKAK
- the LOC103486120 gene encoding cytosolic Fe-S cluster assembly factor NBP35 codes for the protein MENSEIPENANENCPGPESESAGKSDACQGCPNQSICATAPKGPDPDLISIAERMATVKHKILVLSGKGGVGKSTFSAQLAFALAAMDFQVGLLDIDICGPSIPKMLGLEGQDVHQSNLGWSPVYIESNLGVMSIGFMLPNPDEAVIWRGPRKNGLIKQFLKDVYWGELDFLVVDAPPGTSDEHISIVQCLKATGIDGAIIVTTPQQVSLIDVRKEVSFCKTVGVEVLGVVENMSSLCQPLLDMKFLKTTEAGEQTDVTEWVGEYIREKAPELLNLITYSEVFDSSGGGAAKMCREMDVPFLGKVPLDPQLCKAAEEGRSCFGDQKCGVSASALKKIIEKLIQNQGFSTMSIDAKA